The Drosophila gunungcola strain Sukarami chromosome 3L unlocalized genomic scaffold, Dgunungcola_SK_2 000003F, whole genome shotgun sequence region CAGCACCAGGGCGATGGGTCCATCCCCGCGCTCCAGGCGCGGCTGATTGTTGATGTGCACCACCGCCGGCAGGACATAGGCCAGGGTCTTGCCCGATCCGGTCTGGGCCACACCCACCAGATCCCGTCCACTCAAAGCAATGGGCCAGCCCTGGGCCTGAATGGCCGTGGGCTTGGCGAAACCTTGCTTGCGGATCTCATTCATCACGTAGTCGGGGAAGCCGCCCTCCTCGAACTCAATACTGGGTGTGGGCACCTGATCGCCCTTGATAGTGATCTCATTGCTGGTGAGGAAGGTCTCTGTTTCCACAGGAGTGCGGGCCAGCACCGAATCGCAGGGCTTGTAGAAGTTCTTGCGGAAGGGCGTGAGATTGACCAAGGACCAAACGATCTTGGGCAAGTGGGCGCCGTGATTAGAAGAGCGCTGTCCTCCGTTCTGACCACCAAATCCTTCCTGCTGGCGGGGTCCTCCCATGCCGGGTCCTCCTCCGCCATTCATGCGTCGCTGTCCTCCGTTGGCGGGTCCGTGCCCATTGAAACCGGGATACGGGGCAGAGCGATTCCGCTGGAACATGCCCGCTCCACCGGGTCCGCCCCCAGGAGCACCTCCGCCCATGCGATTTGCCACCATGCCGCCGGCTAGTCCACCAACTGCTGCACCTcctccgccaccgccgccgccgtaGGTATTCACCTGTCCGTTGTACCTGCAACGAGCGTTTTGCGCCATGAAATTAGAATTTTGAGCCTGTTGATGCGTAGCCAAAATGTTTCAATTTACTTCAAGCGatctttttttatgtaattttcattttttactgccattttgaatttattgattttcgaCACTCGGCCCCCGGCCGCATGGCAACTTGAATTTCGGAACAAAAAGCGGTTTATTTTATGGGAAAGTGTTTGCGAACTTACATATTCATTGCTGGTGTGCTGCAAGTGGTAATATAGCTGGCCAAATTATAGTATTTCGggcacttttcacaatttttcacTTAGCAATTTTCCAGCTCCTACGTCGTCACTAAAAGCAGTGTTACCAGGTGAAGCCACTGCAGTTGCACCAAAAGTGATGAAAAGTTCAAAGGGGTTGCTTGTGGTGGCAGTGTTGCAAAACGATGATTTGGGCTAAGCGATGGGCACACTGCAAGTAGTGAGTACAGGAATCCCTCACCGAGTGCACAGtattaaagaatatatatcgaaaatgtatttttttatgataagTTAATAATGAGAAAGAATTAAACACTTGCCAATacttatttaagtatattttgcaattcccgtatatatttgttaattgtacaaagacaattaaataaacattttgtaataCTTTAGGATAACAACAAGTTTGTTAAAGTGAAACtgaataaaacaacaaaatttaaatttattactttaGGTGAGACCTCTAGTCGTTACAGTGTGTTCACTCATTCGACTAAATACCGTACTTTGTAGAGTAAACAAACATGGCTTCAACGAGGGATCAATAAcattaattaacattaaacataacattaaattaagaGTAAACAAACTTAATAAAGTATTAGccattattaattaataaatagcATATATCTAAGGCGCACAGTGAACAACTTAAAGCCCAAGAAATAGTTATAAACAATGCGGACAAGCTACAAGAAAAATCGACCCTTCGATTTCAAGCTAATAGATTTGGTGGAACCCAATCCAGTGCTATATAAAAGATCTGGGCTTTCAAATTACGATGCAATGAAGGCCAAGACGGATATATGGGCGCGGATAGCTGAGATGATGGGCTGTGATGGCAAGTAATCTATAATCTTATATCTTCACGGTTATAAAGTAATTATTTCCCCAGTGGACTTCTGCCTGATGCGCTGGAATAACCTGCACTACCAATTCCGCAAAGAGATCCGTCGGGCGGATACCAGTGGTTCGACCTGGCCGTATTTGGAGCGCCTCCGATTTCTAGGCGAGAGTCAGCCATCAGCGAAGACAAAGTGCAAGCAAAAGGTTAGGGATTCCACCGGCAAACAGGAGGATTCCGTTGAGCAGGAAACCCCCGTGCACTTTCTGTGGGAAACCTACGAAGATGGTGAAGTCATCCAGCAGCCAAGCACCTTCCTTATCGAGGAGATCATCGAGGAGCCTAGCGAGCAGATCATCCAGGAGGAAATCATCTATGAGGAGCAGGAAACAGCGCAGATACTGTCTCCTAAGAGCAGCTTCCTTCAGATGGACCAGGTCCTTGCCCAACTCCAGGAGCCCCTGCGAAATCGGGCGGAACGTAGGATCACAGCATTTCTGCTCAAGTGTCAATTGCGTACTCTGAGTAATCAGTCCACGAGGGATCTGGTCATATAgcttttactttacttactctcaactttattaaaaaacaaataaaaactaaaattacaCCTTGTCCAGATCCAGCCAGGCCACCTTGGGcttaattataaattgatCGCGTGACAAACTGTCCAGCATGGCGGCCTGCTTGCGGACGTACTTCACCAATCGCTCGATCTGCGCGTAATCATCGCAGTTCATCTCGAAGAAGCGGCGCCACAGGGCGCAGGCCAAAATCCGGTCGTCGGACATAATGCCCTCGTCGTAGGCGATGAGAGCCGCTTGGAACTGCTCGGATAATGTCTCGATCTGCTGACGTGTGCGTGAGGGATTGTGGGCCTGTTGGGGATCACATAGGTTAGCTTAAGTatcaaagatatttaaaaagtagAGGTAGATTAAAGACAGAAAACCTACTCCCAACTTCTTCGCACGAGTGTTGACATCTCCCCACATGGCCTCCACAATGCAATTGCGCAGGAAGCGTCCGTCCTCGCCGGTTTCGGAGCCCTCGGCCATGGAGCGCATTAGGAGGAGCCAGACGTGCAGTTCGGTGACCAGAAACCAGGAGTTGAACGTATTTGGCAGATTGAAGTCGCGGAAGAAGGCCACATAGTTGATCTTATCGGCCACGCTCTCGTACAACAGATGACTGGTTACCTTGAGGCGCTGAAATAAGATAATCTTGATaaatataaaccaaaaaaaggaaCAATAATGCACATACCGCCTTTGTGTTGGGTGTGAATCCCACTTTGGTAAGCACTCTCTTTAGAATGCCGCCTTCTGTGGGTGCTCCTGTGCCGGATTTGGTTTTATTGGGACTATCTACAACGCCGGTGGATGAACACA contains the following coding sequences:
- the LOC128258145 gene encoding LOW QUALITY PROTEIN: ubiquinol-cytochrome-c reductase complex assembly factor 1 (The sequence of the model RefSeq protein was modified relative to this genomic sequence to represent the inferred CDS: deleted 1 base in 1 codon), which translates into the protein MQCTRAVARLASGIVRTQWVPHQPYKQTPLILGTFEQSCRLCSSTGVVDSPNKTKSGTGAPTEGGILKRVLTKVGFTPNTKARLKVTSHLLYESVADKINYVAFFRDFNLPNTFNSWFLVTELHVWLLLMRSMAEGSETGEDGRFLRNCIVEAMWGDVNTRAKKLGAHNPSRTRQQIETLSEQFQAALIAYDEGIMSDDRILACALWRRFFEMNCDDYAQIERLVKYVRKQAAMLDSLSRDQFIIKPKVAWLDLDKV
- the LOC128258140 gene encoding uncharacterized protein LOC128258140: MRTSYKKNRPFDFKLIDLVEPNPVLYKRSGLSNYDAMKAKTDIWARIAEMMGCDVDFCLMRWNNLHYQFRKEIRRADTSGSTWPYLERLRFLGESQPSAKTKCKQKVRDSTGKQEDSVEQETPVHFLWETYEDGEVIQQPSTFLIEEIIEEPSEQIIQEEIIYEEQETAQILSPKSSFLQMDQVLAQLQEPLRNRAERRITAFLLKCQLRTLSNQSTRDLVI